From the Lathyrus oleraceus cultivar Zhongwan6 chromosome 4, CAAS_Psat_ZW6_1.0, whole genome shotgun sequence genome, one window contains:
- the LOC127075872 gene encoding F-box protein PP2-A13, whose product MGANFSSCVCDDGDSSSMRPRLGDIPESCVALVLMYLDPPDICKLARLNRAFRDASFADFVWEAKLPLNYKFIMGKALEEDDTTSSVAELGKRDIYARLCKHNLFDNGTKEIRLDKRTGGVCLAISSKALRITGIDDRRYWNHISTEESRFHTVAYLHQIWWLEVEGDIDFQFPEGTYSVYFRLHLGRSSKKLGRRVCKTEHIHGWDMKPVKFQLTTSDGQRAVSHTHLDNPGHWILYHVGNFVSKSSNDLMNIKFSLTQIDCTHTKGGLCVDAVLICNSSDVKKEV is encoded by the exons ATGGGTGCTAATTTTTCCTCATGTGTATGTGATGACGGGGATTCTAGTTCTATGAGGCCAAGGCTGGGGGATATACCTGAGAGTTGTGTGGCATTGGTGTTGATGTATTTGGATCCACCAGATATATGTAAGCTAGCACGATTGAATAGGGCGTTTCGCGATGCTTCTTTTGCTGATTTTGTTTGGGAAGCGAAGTTGCCTTTGAATTATAAGTTCATCATGGGAAAAGCTTTGGAGGAGGATGATACTACTAGTTCTGTTGCTGAATTGGGGAAGAGGGATATTTATGCAAGACTTTGCAAGCATAACTTGTTTGACAATGGAACCAAG GAAATTCGGCTTGATAAGAGGACTGGTGGGGTTTGTTTGGCGATTTCTTCCAAAGCGTTAAGGATTACGGGGATAGATGATCGCAGATATTGGAATCACATTTCGACCGAAGAGTCAAG GTTCCATACAGTTGCTTATCTTCATCAAATTTGGTGGCTTGAAGTTGAAGGAGACATTGATTTCCAATTTCCAGAAGGGACATACAGTGTGTACTTCAGACTTCACCTTGGCAGGTCATCCAAGAAGCTCGGTCGTCGAGTTTGTAAAACCGAGCACATCCATGGATGGGACATGAAACCTGTCAAGTTTCAGCTAACAACTTCTGACGGTCAACGTGCTGTATCCCATACTCATTTGGATAATCCAGGGCACTGGATTCTCTACCATGTAGGAAACTTTGTTTCTAAGAGCTCAAATGATTTGATGAATATCAAGTTTTCGTTGACTCAGATAGATTGCACTCATACGAAAGGTGGTTTGTGTGTCGACGCTGTGCTTATATGCAACAGTAGTGATGTAAAGAAAGAAGTGTAA